In a genomic window of Passer domesticus isolate bPasDom1 chromosome 3, bPasDom1.hap1, whole genome shotgun sequence:
- the TSTD3 gene encoding thiosulfate sulfurtransferase/rhodanese-like domain-containing protein 3 isoform X1 encodes MGAGMGAGMGPGRWWRAARALRAAGGGWSRAAAPGPACRSLCAAAAPNLSYQELKDLKKANVLHIDVRERWEIDRFGKIPESINIPLGELIEALQMDPTEFKEQYKQKMPSKSDPVVFSCLAGTRSKQALGFAMSLGFSRYDFVCKDGINAASPMKQNTYSPVYKEFSSMLVALTTG; translated from the exons ATGGGAGCCGGGATGGGAGCCGGGATGGGCCCCGGGCGCTGGTggcgggcggcgcgggccctgcgggcggcgggcggcggctggagccgggcggcagcgcccg GCCCCGCCTGCCGCAGCCTCTGCGCCGCCGCGGCGCCGAACCTCTCCTACCAGGAGCTCAAAGACTTGAAGAAGGCCAACGTCCTTCACATCGACGTGCGGGAGAGGTGGGAGATCGACAGGTTTGGGAAAATCCCCGAGTCCATCAACATACCGC TGGGTGAATTAATAGAAGCTCTACAAATGGACCCAACGGAGTTCAAGGAGCAGTATAAACAAAAAATGCCATCCAAGTCAGACCCTGTGGTTTTCTCCTGTTTGGCAGGAACAAGAAGTAAACAAGCACTTGGTTTTGCCATGTCCTTGGGTTTCAGCAGGTACGATTTTGTGTGTAAGGATGGGATTAATGCTGCTTCCCCCATGAAGCAGAACACATACTCACCTGTGTACAAAG AGTTCAGCAGTATGCTGGTGGCTTTGACGACTGGGTAA
- the TSTD3 gene encoding thiosulfate sulfurtransferase/rhodanese-like domain-containing protein 3 isoform X2 — protein sequence MGAGMGAGMGPGRWWRAARALRAAGGGWSRAAAPGPACRSLCAAAAPNLSYQELKDLKKANVLHIDVRERWEIDRFGKIPESINIPLGELIEALQMDPTEFKEQYKQKMPSKSDPVVFSCLAGTRSKQALGFAMSLGFSRVQQYAGGFDDWVKHEPPEKK from the exons ATGGGAGCCGGGATGGGAGCCGGGATGGGCCCCGGGCGCTGGTggcgggcggcgcgggccctgcgggcggcgggcggcggctggagccgggcggcagcgcccg GCCCCGCCTGCCGCAGCCTCTGCGCCGCCGCGGCGCCGAACCTCTCCTACCAGGAGCTCAAAGACTTGAAGAAGGCCAACGTCCTTCACATCGACGTGCGGGAGAGGTGGGAGATCGACAGGTTTGGGAAAATCCCCGAGTCCATCAACATACCGC TGGGTGAATTAATAGAAGCTCTACAAATGGACCCAACGGAGTTCAAGGAGCAGTATAAACAAAAAATGCCATCCAAGTCAGACCCTGTGGTTTTCTCCTGTTTGGCAGGAACAAGAAGTAAACAAGCACTTGGTTTTGCCATGTCCTTGGGTTTCAGCAG AGTTCAGCAGTATGCTGGTGGCTTTGACGACTGGGTAAAACATGaacctccagaaaagaaatGA